A single window of Oerskovia paurometabola DNA harbors:
- a CDS encoding M50 family metallopeptidase codes for MSPVDFMSSVGDVIGQIWSAATTPVPAPASAVVLSMSLVALIVVVFTPVWRVARHVVTIAHEGAHAIAALLTGRRLTGIRLHSDTSGLTVSYGKPRGFGMVLTAFMGYVGPGLVGLGAAALLRAGYAVGLLWLLVLLLTLMLLQIRNWFGLWSVLVSGVALVVVSWAATPPVQSAVAYAVTWFLLLGAIRPVLELQISRSRGKARQSDADMLARLTGIPGLVWVGVFLLVTVGAAVLGGYWIVSPAAP; via the coding sequence ATGTCGCCCGTGGACTTCATGAGCTCCGTGGGCGACGTCATCGGTCAGATCTGGTCGGCGGCCACGACCCCCGTGCCCGCACCGGCCTCCGCGGTCGTGCTGTCGATGTCGCTCGTCGCGCTGATCGTCGTGGTGTTCACGCCCGTGTGGCGGGTCGCCCGGCACGTCGTGACGATCGCGCACGAGGGTGCGCACGCCATCGCGGCCCTGCTCACCGGAAGGCGGTTGACGGGTATCCGCCTGCACTCCGACACATCGGGCCTGACGGTCTCCTACGGCAAGCCGCGCGGCTTCGGCATGGTCCTCACGGCCTTCATGGGCTACGTCGGCCCGGGCCTCGTGGGGCTCGGGGCGGCCGCGCTGCTGCGGGCGGGCTACGCCGTCGGGCTCCTGTGGCTCCTCGTGCTGCTGCTGACCCTGATGCTGCTGCAGATCCGCAACTGGTTCGGCCTGTGGTCCGTGCTGGTGAGCGGCGTGGCGCTCGTCGTCGTGTCGTGGGCCGCGACGCCGCCCGTGCAGAGCGCCGTCGCGTACGCCGTGACGTGGTTCCTGCTGCTGGGCGCGATCCGGCCCGTCCTGGAGCTGCAGATCTCCCGCAGCCGCGGCAAGGCCCGCCAGTCCGACGCCGACATGCTCGCGCGGCTCACCGGCATCCCCGGGCTCGTGTGGGTCGGGGTGTTCCTGCTCGTGACCGTCGGAGCCGCTGTGCTGGGCGGGTACTGGATCGTGTCGCCGGCGGCCCCGTGA
- a CDS encoding class I SAM-dependent methyltransferase: MTALHSPDHWAVYNAAQPGRGVRALCREVLALAGPGAGRQAVDLGCGAGVESAALLAAGWRVHAVDGEPATPSLVRATAGGEGGDALSVAVVPFADLVLPPADLLYAGYSLPYASPDDFPRVWTEIRRALRPGAWLAMNLFDVHDSFAGTIDGTFLTRPEAEALFDGLDVVEVREEDEDGESFSGPKHWHVFDVLARVPR; the protein is encoded by the coding sequence ATGACCGCGCTTCACTCACCGGACCACTGGGCCGTCTACAACGCCGCCCAGCCGGGCCGCGGCGTCCGGGCTCTGTGCCGCGAGGTGCTGGCGCTCGCAGGCCCGGGAGCGGGCAGGCAGGCGGTCGACCTGGGGTGCGGCGCGGGCGTCGAGTCCGCCGCGCTGCTGGCTGCGGGGTGGCGTGTCCACGCGGTCGACGGCGAACCGGCCACCCCGTCGCTCGTGCGGGCCACCGCGGGCGGCGAGGGGGGAGACGCGCTGAGCGTCGCCGTCGTGCCGTTCGCCGACCTGGTGCTGCCACCCGCCGACCTCCTCTATGCCGGGTACTCGCTGCCGTACGCGTCGCCCGACGACTTCCCACGCGTCTGGACCGAGATCCGCCGCGCGCTGCGCCCTGGCGCGTGGCTGGCGATGAACCTGTTCGACGTGCACGACTCGTTCGCGGGGACGATCGACGGGACCTTCCTGACGCGCCCCGAGGCCGAGGCCCTGTTCGACGGGCTCGACGTCGTCGAGGTCCGCGAGGAGGACGAGGACGGCGAGTCGTTCAGCGGCCCCAAGCACTGGCACGTCTTCGACGTCCTCGCGCGCGTCCCGCGCTGA
- a CDS encoding DoxX family protein, whose translation MALSPASSAVSLAALLGSSGVVHLVRPQVFEPLIPDALGDPRPWVTWSGVAELACATALLVPATRRAGGLASAALLVGVFPGNVKMALDSHPGARSWARRPVVAWGRLPVQVPLVAWALGVARHG comes from the coding sequence ATGGCTCTCTCCCCCGCGTCCTCCGCCGTCTCGCTCGCGGCACTGCTCGGCTCGTCCGGCGTCGTGCACCTGGTGCGTCCGCAGGTCTTTGAGCCCCTGATCCCCGACGCTCTCGGGGACCCGCGCCCGTGGGTCACGTGGAGCGGCGTGGCCGAGCTGGCGTGCGCGACGGCGCTGCTCGTCCCGGCCACGCGTCGCGCCGGGGGCCTCGCGAGCGCCGCGCTGCTGGTGGGCGTCTTCCCCGGGAACGTGAAGATGGCGCTCGACTCGCACCCCGGCGCCCGGTCGTGGGCCCGCAGGCCCGTGGTGGCGTGGGGACGCCTGCCGGTCCAGGTGCCGCTCGTGGCGTGGGCGCTGGGGGTCGCGCGGCACGGCTGA
- a CDS encoding iron-sulfur cluster biosynthesis family protein yields the protein MLTLTDNARDAVQDLTTRAGVPDGGGLRIAESAPQSGDFELALVPSPQPDDTVVESGDARVFVEPTTSIALANLTLDTDPRATEGPGFVLTPQA from the coding sequence ATGCTCACCCTGACCGACAACGCCCGCGATGCAGTCCAGGACCTCACCACGCGGGCCGGAGTGCCCGACGGTGGCGGACTCCGGATCGCCGAGTCGGCGCCGCAGTCCGGCGACTTCGAGCTGGCCCTCGTCCCGAGCCCGCAGCCCGACGACACGGTCGTCGAGAGCGGCGACGCACGAGTCTTCGTCGAGCCGACCACCTCGATCGCGCTCGCGAACCTCACGCTGGACACGGACCCTCGTGCGACCGAGGGCCCCGGGTTCGTCCTCACGCCGCAGGCCTGA
- a CDS encoding PAS and ANTAR domain-containing protein, with product MTTSYNPSRRFDPELAEALLRGAPQIVGQFILDLSDQSWWWSDELYAMHGFRPGEIMPTTALMLAHKHPEDRERVEDVLLAAVTTGDPFSSVHRIVDALGRTRTLGVVGRGRLDRRTGETTHVSGYFIDLTTTQRELAQREATAAIRASSASRSTIEQAKGAVMAIYGLPADEAFDLMCHHSSVNNEPLRDLSRRLVAELTVGGDEGAMRRADLDRFFEGKRPVR from the coding sequence TTGACCACTTCGTACAACCCGTCTCGCCGGTTCGACCCCGAGCTCGCCGAGGCCCTGCTGCGCGGCGCACCGCAGATCGTCGGCCAGTTCATCCTCGACCTGTCCGACCAGAGCTGGTGGTGGTCCGACGAGCTGTACGCCATGCACGGCTTCCGGCCCGGCGAGATCATGCCCACGACCGCGCTCATGCTCGCGCACAAGCACCCCGAGGACCGCGAACGGGTCGAGGACGTCCTGCTCGCCGCCGTCACCACCGGTGACCCCTTCAGCTCGGTCCACCGCATCGTCGACGCGCTGGGACGCACCCGGACGCTCGGCGTGGTGGGGCGCGGGCGCCTCGACCGCCGCACGGGCGAGACGACGCACGTCTCGGGCTACTTCATCGACCTCACGACGACACAGCGCGAGCTCGCCCAGCGCGAGGCCACGGCCGCGATCCGGGCGTCCTCCGCGAGCCGCTCGACGATCGAGCAGGCCAAGGGTGCCGTCATGGCGATCTACGGGCTGCCCGCCGACGAGGCGTTCGACCTCATGTGCCACCACTCGAGCGTGAACAACGAACCGCTGCGCGACCTGTCCCGGCGGCTCGTCGCCGAGCTCACCGTCGGCGGGGACGAGGGCGCGATGCGGCGGGCCGACCTCGACCGGTTCTTCGAGGGGAAGCGGCCCGTGCGGTGA